A window of Panicum virgatum strain AP13 chromosome 8K, P.virgatum_v5, whole genome shotgun sequence contains these coding sequences:
- the LOC120644719 gene encoding obtusifoliol 14-alpha demethylase-like, translating to MDVTNGAVLFAIALVFIAAVIATVSAAARVMVDPACGDGPPPPPAVTGIGSMILLLHTLRTKGFGAMIHEQYAKLGSVFTISFFGLKTTFLIGPEVSAHFYQGLESEISHGKILEFTVPMLGKEVGYGVDIATRTEQNRFYVDALKPSKLRCHVGPMLQEVENYFLKWGQQGTADLKQELEQLLMLISARCLLGKEVREKMFDEVFSTFHELTDNSLRLTSLLFPYAPSPTTRRRDKARARLSKLFAEVVRSRKSSSHFRQDDVLQNLIDSKYKDGRPTTDAEVTGLVIAILFAGKHTSSSTSTWTGARLLSHKQCLEAAIEEQQQILKKYGEHIDYNTLLEMCFLHSCIKEALRMHPPAPTFLRKVHRNFTVRTREGHEYEIPRGHTVASPLVINNNIPYVYRDPDVYDPDRFGPGREEDRAGGGKFCYTAFSGGRHACPGEAYAYMQVKVIWSHLLRNFELELVSSFPETDWLKVSPEPKGKVMVSYRRRTLRPCATT from the exons ATGGATGTGACAAATGGTGCGGTGTTGTTCGCCATAGCTCTTGTTTTCATCGCTGCAGTGATCGCAACGGtttcagcagcagcaagagtgATGGTTGATCCGGCATGCGGCGatgggccgccgcctccccctgcGGTGACCGGCATCGGTTCTATGATTCTACTTTTACACACACTTCGTACTAAGGGTTTTGGAGCGATGATCCATGAGCAGTACGCAAAGTTAGGAAGTGTGTTCACGATAAGTTTCTTTGGACTGAAAACAACATTCCTGATTGGACCGGAGGTGTCGGCTCATTTCTATCAAGGATTGGAGTCTGAGATTAGTCATGGTAAGATCCTTGAGTTCACTGTGCCCATGCTGGGCAAGGAGGTTGGCTATGGCGTAGACATCGCCACCCGAACCGAGCAGAATCGGTTCTACGTCGATGCACTGAAACCGTCGAAGTTGAGGTGCCATGTTGGTCCCATGCTTCAGGAAGTTGAG aACTACTTTCTGAAATGGGGACAGCAAGGAACTGCTGATCTAAAGCAAGAGCTCGAGCAGTTACTAATGCTGATCTCCGCCCGCTGCTTACTCGGGAAAGAGGTCCGGGAGAAGATGTTCGATGAGGTCTTCTCGACCTTCCATGAACTCACAGACAACAGCCTGCGCCTAACCAGCTTGCTGTTCCCGTACGCCCCATCGCCGACGACCCGGCGACGTGACAAGGCCCGTGCTAGGCTCTCGAAACTGTTCGCCGAGGTCGTGAGATCACGCAAGAGCTCGAGCCATTTTCGTCAGGACGATGTGCTGCAGAACCTGATCGACTCCAAGTACAAAGACGGCCGCCCCACGACCGATGCCGAGGTGACCGGGCTAGTGATCGCCATCCTCTTCGCCGGGAAGCACACgagctccagcaccagcacatGGACTGGAGCTCGCCTGCTGAGCCACAAACAGTGCCTAGAGGCTGCcatcgaggagcagcagcagattCTGAAGAAATATGGGGAGCACATAGACTACAACACCCTCCTGGAGATGTGCTTCCTGCACAGCTGCATCAAGGAGGCGCTCCGGATGCACCCTCCTGCGCCAACATTTCTCCGCAAGGTGCacag GAACTTCACCGTGCGGACGAGGGAGGGCCACGAGTATGAGATTCCAAGAGGGCACACCGTAGCAAGCCCTCTGGTGATCAACAACAACATTCCTTACGTTTACAGGGATCCGGATGTGTACGACCCGGACCGGTTTGGTCCGGGAAGGGAGGAAGACAGAGCTGGTGGTGGCAAGTTCTGTTACACGGCGTTCAGTGGTGGAAGGCATGCCTGCCCTGGAGAAGCCTACGCCTACATGCAGGTGAAGGTGATATGGAGCCATTTGCTGAGGAACTTTGAGCTCGAGTTGGTGTCTTCCTTCCCGGAGACCGACTGGTTGAAGGTTTCCCCGGAGCCGAAAGGGAAAGTGATGGTGAGTTACAGGAGGCGGACGCTTCGTCCTTGCGCCACCACATAG